One Corythoichthys intestinalis isolate RoL2023-P3 chromosome 9, ASM3026506v1, whole genome shotgun sequence DNA window includes the following coding sequences:
- the LOC130921884 gene encoding acid-sensing ion channel 1B-like — protein MPVRIMCTISFSGDDEGYGKDSFDDHYKRVNRGYGDSQEYLDGCSHTDDYEEEEESPGEVDDLATFFSGCSLHGANHVFVENKKFGIRQSLWAVVFTMALSAFLFQVADRVIYYLQYDHITMLDEKVAQNMTFPAVTICNYNFVRKSQLSYSDLIFMGPLLGFDEGMAPGFPLAPEPDRPPGSVFSVDEIYNRTRHRIEDILLECNFRGLECGPENFREVGLTLRFSQSQSDGCSLVWDLTALQVVFSLL, from the coding sequence ATGCCGGTCCGGATCATGTGCACCATCTCCTTTTCTGGGGATGACGAAGGTTATGGTAAAGACAGTTTTGATGATCACTACAAACGCGTTAATCGGGGTTACGGAGACTCGCAGGAGTATCTGGACGGTTGTAGTCATACAGACGACTACGAGGAAGAGGAAGAAAGCCCGGGTGAGGTGGACGACTTGGCAACGTTTTTCAGTGGCTGCTCGCTCCACGGGGCCAACCACGTGTTTGTGGAGAACAAGAAGTTCGGAATTCGGCAGAGCTTGTGGGCGGTGGTCTTCACCATGGCATTGTCCGCCTTCTTGTTCCAGGTTGCCGATCGGGTCATCTACTACCTCCAGTATGACCACATTACCATGCTGGACGAGAAGGTAGCCCAAAACATGACCTTCCCGGCCGTCACCATTTGCAACTATAACTTTGTGCGCAAGTCACAATTAAGCTACAGCGATCTTATATTCATGGGCCCTCTACTGGGCTTCGATGAAGGCATGGCGCCAGGGTTCCCGTTGGCCCCGGAGCCCGACCGCCCGCCTGGCTCTGTTTTTAGTGTAGATGAGATTTACAACCGTACACGACACCGCATTGAAGATATTCTGCTGGAGTGCAACTTCAGAGGCTTGGAATGTGGTCCTGAGAACTTTCGGGAGGTAGGTCTTACTCTCAGATTTTCTCAGTCTCAGTCAGACGGTTGTTCtctggtttgggatttaactgcACTTCAGGTAGTCTTCAGTttattataa